Proteins from a genomic interval of Caulobacter sp. NIBR1757:
- a CDS encoding response regulator — translation MTQPLIAIVEDDESLRESLVGLVRSLGYRASSFASADLFLAAGEEAACDCIITDIQMPGTSGIDLKLKLAAAGRSAPVIMITARTEAAVHAAELRQGLCQHPAAEPAGRRIRRPDRALAGPHLL, via the coding sequence GTGACCCAACCGCTTATCGCCATCGTCGAGGACGACGAGTCCCTGCGCGAGTCCCTGGTCGGGCTGGTGCGCTCGCTGGGCTACCGCGCCAGCAGCTTCGCCTCCGCCGACCTCTTCCTGGCGGCCGGTGAGGAGGCCGCCTGCGACTGCATCATCACCGACATCCAGATGCCCGGGACCAGCGGCATCGACCTCAAGCTCAAGCTGGCCGCCGCCGGCCGCAGCGCTCCGGTCATCATGATCACCGCCCGCACGGAGGCCGCCGTTCACGCGGCAGAGCTTCGCCAAGGGCTTTGCCAACACCCTGCCGCAGAGCCAGCTGGCCGCCGAATACGACGCCCAGATCGTGCCCTCGCCGGGCCGCATCTTCTATGA
- a CDS encoding alpha/beta hydrolase: MSKTIVLIHGAWVTPASWADFRQPFEAAGYSVHTPTWPLLDGFTAAEINAAPPAGFGALTVGKVVDHLQRFIETLPEQPILIGHSFGGLYTQLLLDRGVGVAGAAINPVLIGGIVPGPTTLTAALPILARPNGWNRPYAFTRERWFRRFANAAPRALSDAAYDAYVIPAPGRIFYQAASWIGTGIDPRRRTAPLLITEGAADRLVTPYLSRAAFNIQKGSPARTDYAAFPGMSHFLIAEPGWERVARTVLDWIQDL; encoded by the coding sequence ATGAGCAAGACCATCGTCCTGATCCACGGCGCCTGGGTCACCCCGGCCAGCTGGGCCGACTTTCGTCAGCCCTTCGAGGCGGCCGGATACAGCGTCCACACCCCGACCTGGCCGCTGCTGGACGGCTTCACCGCCGCCGAGATCAATGCGGCCCCGCCCGCCGGCTTCGGCGCCCTGACCGTCGGCAAGGTGGTCGATCATCTTCAGCGCTTCATCGAGACCCTGCCCGAACAGCCGATCCTGATCGGCCACAGTTTCGGCGGCCTCTACACCCAGCTGTTGCTCGACCGCGGCGTCGGCGTCGCCGGGGCGGCGATCAACCCGGTGCTGATCGGCGGCATCGTGCCGGGCCCCACGACCCTGACCGCGGCCCTGCCGATCCTGGCGCGGCCCAATGGCTGGAACCGCCCCTACGCCTTCACCCGCGAGCGCTGGTTCCGCCGCTTCGCCAACGCCGCCCCCAGGGCTCTCTCGGACGCGGCCTACGACGCCTACGTCATTCCCGCGCCCGGCCGCATCTTCTACCAGGCGGCCAGCTGGATCGGCACCGGGATCGACCCTCGCCGCCGAACGGCCCCCCTGCTGATCACCGAGGGCGCGGCCGACCGGCTGGTCACGCCCTACCTGAGCCGCGCCGCCTTCAACATACAGAAAGGCTCACCCGCCAGGACCGACTACGCGGCGTTCCCGGGGATGAGCCATTTCCTGATCGCCGAGCCCGGCTGGGAGCGGGTCGCCCGCACCGTGCTCGACTGGATTCAGGATCTCTAG
- a CDS encoding response regulator transcription factor, whose translation MPQAIVHIVDDDASLADSLGSLFRSVGLESRTYGSTADFLDADLPDTPGCLVLDVRLPGVSGLDFQGQMADLGVRLPVVLMTGHGDIPMSVRGMKAGAVDFLPKPFRDQDMLDAVAAGIARDGARRAAEVDLNPVRDLYATLSPRERQVMALVTAGKLNKQVAGDLNLSEITVKIHRGSAMRKMQARSLADLVRMAETLGL comes from the coding sequence ATGCCCCAGGCAATCGTCCATATCGTCGATGACGACGCGTCCCTCGCGGACTCGCTGGGCAGCCTGTTCCGCTCGGTCGGGCTGGAGAGCCGCACCTACGGTTCCACCGCCGATTTCCTGGACGCCGACCTGCCCGACACGCCCGGCTGCCTGGTCCTCGACGTCCGCCTGCCCGGCGTCAGCGGTCTCGACTTCCAGGGCCAGATGGCCGACCTCGGGGTGCGCCTGCCCGTCGTGCTGATGACCGGCCACGGCGACATCCCGATGAGCGTGCGCGGCATGAAGGCCGGGGCCGTCGACTTCCTGCCCAAGCCCTTCCGCGACCAGGACATGCTCGACGCCGTCGCCGCCGGCATCGCCAGAGACGGCGCCCGCCGCGCCGCCGAGGTCGACCTCAACCCCGTCCGCGACCTCTACGCCACCCTGTCGCCCCGCGAGCGGCAGGTCATGGCCCTGGTCACCGCCGGCAAGCTCAACAAACAGGTGGCCGGCGACCTGAACCTCTCGGAGATCACCGTGAAGATCCACCGCGGCTCGGCCATGCGGAAGATGCAGGCGAGGTCGTTGGCCGACCTGGTGCGGATGGCGGAAACGCTGGGTCTCTAG
- a CDS encoding thiolase family protein → MTRAVLATYARTPFHFARKGALAGVRPDDLAAAALKAVVERSGIDPATLDDVLLGCAYPEAAQGNNIARLASLLAGLPIEVPGMTVNRFCGSSMSAIHIAAGQIALGAGEAFLVGGVESMTMVPQGGFNFSPNPKFKGVSPDSEEIGIEAYITMGETAENVAALYHVSREDQEKLAYASQQKAFAAQQAGRLKDEIVPIVLADGTVIDTDGCLRPGTTLEGLAGLKPAFRPEGSVTAGTASPLTDGASAVLVVSEAYAQRHNLEILAAIRSVSAAGCPPELMGIGPVPATRKALARAGLSIEDIDVIEINEAFGSQAVACIRELGIDEARVNIDGGGIAIGHPLGATGARITAKAAQIMKRQGGKYALSTQCIGGGQGVATVLEAV, encoded by the coding sequence ATGACCCGCGCCGTACTCGCCACCTATGCCCGCACGCCGTTCCACTTCGCCCGCAAGGGCGCCCTGGCCGGGGTGCGGCCCGACGACTTGGCCGCCGCCGCCCTGAAGGCGGTGGTGGAGCGCAGCGGCATCGATCCGGCGACGCTGGACGATGTGCTGCTCGGCTGCGCCTATCCGGAAGCCGCGCAGGGCAACAACATCGCCCGCTTGGCCAGCCTTCTGGCGGGCCTGCCCATTGAGGTTCCCGGCATGACGGTCAACCGCTTCTGCGGCTCGTCGATGTCGGCCATCCACATCGCCGCCGGCCAGATCGCGCTGGGGGCCGGCGAGGCTTTCCTTGTCGGCGGCGTCGAGTCGATGACCATGGTGCCGCAGGGCGGCTTCAACTTCTCGCCCAACCCGAAGTTCAAGGGCGTCAGCCCGGACAGCGAAGAGATCGGCATCGAGGCCTACATCACCATGGGCGAGACGGCGGAGAACGTGGCCGCCCTCTATCATGTCAGCCGCGAGGACCAGGAAAAGCTGGCCTATGCCTCGCAACAGAAAGCGTTCGCGGCGCAACAGGCCGGGCGGCTGAAGGACGAGATCGTCCCCATCGTCCTCGCCGACGGCACGGTGATCGATACCGACGGCTGCCTGCGCCCCGGCACGACGCTGGAAGGCCTGGCCGGTCTGAAGCCCGCCTTCCGGCCCGAAGGTTCGGTCACCGCCGGCACCGCCTCGCCGCTGACCGACGGGGCTTCGGCGGTGCTGGTGGTCAGTGAAGCCTATGCGCAACGTCATAACCTCGAAATCCTGGCCGCCATCCGGTCGGTCTCGGCCGCCGGCTGTCCGCCCGAGCTGATGGGCATCGGCCCCGTGCCGGCCACCCGCAAGGCGCTGGCCCGGGCCGGACTGAGCATCGAAGACATCGACGTCATCGAGATCAACGAGGCCTTCGGCAGCCAGGCGGTGGCCTGTATCCGCGAGCTCGGCATCGACGAGGCGCGGGTCAACATCGACGGCGGCGGCATCGCCATCGGCCACCCGCTTGGCGCCACCGGGGCCCGCATCACCGCCAAGGCGGCGCAGATCATGAAGCGGCAGGGCGGGAAGTACGCCCTGTCCACCCAGTGCATCGGCGGCGGCCAGGGGGTGGCGACGGTGCTGGAGGCGGTCTAG
- a CDS encoding SDR family oxidoreductase has protein sequence MTKTLITGASSGIGATYADRLSAAGHDLVLVARDLKKLEALAERLSARDGTTVQVFPADLGSPADLHAVERRLHNDPDIDGLINNAGISIGGTFETHDPERIQDLIDLNITALTRLAAAAAAAFTAKGKGTIINIGSVTALLPERFEPTYLASKAYVLALSQALAAQLKDKGVRVQAVLPGATRTDIWAKSGVDVDSLPAGMVMGVEDMVDAALAGLAQGETVTIPALPDAADWQALETARLNLAPNLSRDQSADRYGVRSAVAA, from the coding sequence ATGACGAAGACCCTGATCACCGGCGCCTCCAGCGGCATCGGCGCGACCTATGCCGACCGGCTGAGCGCCGCCGGCCACGACCTGGTGCTGGTCGCCCGCGACCTGAAGAAGCTCGAGGCCCTGGCCGAACGGCTGAGCGCCCGGGACGGAACGACCGTCCAGGTCTTCCCGGCCGACCTCGGCTCGCCGGCCGACCTGCATGCGGTCGAGCGGCGGCTCCACAACGATCCTGACATCGACGGCCTGATCAACAACGCCGGCATCTCCATCGGCGGGACCTTCGAAACGCACGATCCCGAGCGCATCCAGGACCTGATCGATCTCAACATCACCGCCCTGACCCGGCTGGCCGCGGCCGCCGCGGCGGCCTTCACCGCCAAGGGCAAGGGCACGATCATCAACATCGGCTCGGTCACCGCCCTGCTGCCCGAGCGGTTCGAACCGACCTATCTGGCCAGCAAGGCCTATGTGCTGGCCCTGAGCCAGGCCCTGGCCGCCCAGCTGAAAGACAAGGGCGTCCGCGTCCAGGCCGTGCTGCCCGGCGCCACCCGCACCGACATCTGGGCCAAGAGCGGCGTCGACGTCGACAGCCTGCCGGCCGGCATGGTGATGGGCGTCGAGGACATGGTCGACGCCGCCCTCGCCGGCCTGGCGCAAGGCGAGACGGTGACCATCCCCGCCCTGCCCGACGCCGCCGACTGGCAGGCGCTGGAAACCGCCCGCCTGAACCTGGCCCCCAACCTGTCCCGCGACCAGTCGGCGGACCGCTACGGCGTCCGGTCGGCGGTCGCCGCCTGA
- a CDS encoding alpha/beta hydrolase — protein MPFITAKDGAKIFYKDWGKGQPVLFSHGWPLTADAGDGQMTFLGQNGYRVIAHDRRSHGRSDQTWNGNEMDTYADDLHTLIETLDLEDIVMVGHSTGGGEITHYAGRHGTKRIAKMVLIGAVPPLMLKTDANPGGLPIEVFDGIRKGTFDNRAQFFKDLVIPFYGYNRDGAKLSEGVRDSFWLQGMMGGIKGQLDCIHEFSEVDYTEDLKAIDKPTLILHGDDDQIVPIGASALLSSKLVKGATLKVYKGAPHGFPTTHQDEVNADLLAFIRS, from the coding sequence ATGCCTTTCATCACCGCCAAGGACGGCGCCAAGATCTTCTACAAGGACTGGGGCAAGGGCCAGCCGGTCCTCTTCTCTCACGGCTGGCCGCTGACCGCCGACGCCGGGGACGGCCAGATGACCTTCCTGGGTCAGAACGGCTACCGCGTCATCGCCCATGACCGCCGCAGCCACGGCCGTTCCGACCAGACCTGGAACGGCAACGAGATGGATACCTACGCCGACGACCTGCACACCCTGATCGAGACGCTGGACCTCGAGGACATCGTCATGGTCGGCCATTCGACCGGCGGCGGCGAGATCACCCACTACGCCGGCCGGCATGGCACCAAGCGTATCGCCAAAATGGTGCTGATCGGCGCGGTGCCGCCGCTGATGCTGAAGACGGACGCCAACCCCGGCGGCCTGCCCATCGAGGTCTTCGACGGCATCCGCAAGGGCACGTTCGACAACCGCGCCCAGTTCTTCAAGGACCTGGTCATCCCCTTCTACGGCTACAACCGCGACGGGGCGAAACTGTCCGAGGGTGTCCGCGACAGCTTCTGGCTGCAGGGCATGATGGGCGGCATCAAGGGCCAGCTCGACTGCATCCACGAGTTCTCGGAGGTCGATTACACCGAGGACCTCAAGGCCATCGACAAGCCGACCCTGATCCTGCACGGCGACGACGACCAGATCGTCCCCATCGGCGCCTCGGCCCTGCTGTCGTCCAAGCTGGTCAAGGGCGCGACCCTCAAGGTCTACAAGGGCGCCCCGCACGGCTTCCCGACCACCCATCAGGACGAGGTCAACGCCGACCTCCTGGCCTTCATCCGGAGCTAG